A region from the Bacillus sp. Marseille-P3661 genome encodes:
- a CDS encoding pyridoxamine 5'-phosphate oxidase family protein: MAKTMETLSKELIDFLQGEKIVSAITIDKDTNRPTVSTISWLIAQEDGKTINFAVGHKASVSENISNDPYVVLNVVGPESSYEIIGTGKVSETFEGTMKFKVVTVNVDSVEDNMFYGGKITTVPQYEKTYDAELAKKLDNEIYAKLKG, translated from the coding sequence ATGGCAAAAACAATGGAAACTCTTAGTAAGGAGTTAATTGATTTTTTACAAGGAGAGAAAATAGTATCAGCTATCACGATTGATAAGGATACAAATCGCCCAACGGTAAGTACGATTTCATGGTTAATCGCACAAGAGGATGGTAAAACGATTAATTTTGCAGTAGGTCATAAGGCATCTGTAAGTGAAAATATTAGTAATGATCCATATGTGGTCTTAAATGTAGTGGGTCCTGAAAGCAGTTATGAGATTATTGGAACAGGAAAGGTCTCAGAAACATTTGAGGGCACTATGAAATTTAAAGTTGTCACAGTGAATGTTGATAGTGTTGAGGACAATATGTTTTACGGTGGTAAAATAACAACTGTTCCTCAGTATGAGAAAACATATGATGCTGAACTAGCTAAAAAATTGGATAATGAAATATACGCTAAGTTAAAGGGATAA
- a CDS encoding alpha/beta fold hydrolase, which yields MGMDIHITKTINVRGFSIRYSTIGEGKPVVYLHDYRGFEPLNSFLEHLAENYRIVSIELPGFGMSERPEWLTTMEDLSFFFLDILDELDLDRVILVGHSLGGWLAADLTAKFTSRIEKLVLINAMGLHLHEPEIPDVFMMSQEEIKRLIYHNPGLIEEQDPDFLMKSRADTMTARLAWNPRFHDPKLKYRLHRIDVPTLLAWGETNEFIPVEYGNAYKELISHADLVMIPECGHLPQIEQPELLYSKVASFLYDNTK from the coding sequence ATGGGTATGGATATACACATAACTAAAACTATAAATGTACGTGGCTTTTCGATCAGGTATAGCACCATAGGGGAAGGCAAACCTGTAGTGTATTTACATGATTATCGCGGATTTGAACCATTAAATTCTTTTCTAGAACACTTAGCTGAAAACTATCGTATAGTTTCAATTGAATTGCCAGGTTTCGGCATGTCTGAACGCCCAGAATGGTTGACAACTATGGAGGACTTATCGTTTTTCTTTCTAGATATCCTTGATGAACTAGATCTTGATCGAGTTATTTTAGTAGGGCATTCATTAGGAGGATGGCTTGCTGCTGATCTTACTGCAAAGTTTACGTCGCGAATAGAAAAACTGGTTTTAATTAATGCAATGGGTTTACATTTACATGAACCAGAAATACCAGATGTATTTATGATGTCACAAGAGGAAATTAAAAGATTGATATACCATAATCCAGGTTTAATAGAAGAACAAGATCCTGACTTTTTAATGAAATCTAGAGCAGATACTATGACAGCAAGACTTGCTTGGAATCCAAGGTTTCATGATCCTAAATTAAAATATCGATTGCACCGCATAGATGTTCCTACTTTATTGGCTTGGGGAGAAACCAATGAATTTATACCAGTAGAATACGGAAATGCTTACAAAGAGTTGATTTCGCACGCTGATTTAGTAATGATTCCAGAATGCGGACATCTGCCGCAAATTGAACAACCAGAGCTTTTATATAGTAAGGTAGCTTCCTTTTTATATGATAATACCAAGTAA
- a CDS encoding nitroreductase family protein — translation MDIFDAIKTRRSIGKVKEDPVPKELIEKILETGTFAPNHHRTNPWRFYVLTGQGRERLGDVLAEVGMSQLSQDELVNNQAKIDRLKKNPLRAPVIIAVGVEPSDKTNVIIQEEFAAVHSCVQNMLLAAHSLGLGAVWRTGAQCYHPMVRDFFKLSDKGEIVAFIYIGYPDKEPPTANKTHYSQFTTWIEK, via the coding sequence ATGGATATTTTTGATGCAATTAAAACGAGAAGAAGTATAGGTAAAGTAAAGGAAGATCCAGTTCCAAAAGAGCTAATTGAAAAAATTCTTGAAACAGGAACCTTTGCTCCAAATCATCATCGTACAAATCCATGGCGTTTTTATGTTTTAACAGGTCAAGGACGGGAGCGTTTAGGGGATGTTCTAGCTGAGGTAGGGATGTCGCAACTTTCACAGGATGAACTCGTGAACAATCAGGCAAAAATAGATAGACTAAAAAAAAATCCGTTAAGAGCTCCAGTAATAATCGCTGTTGGAGTTGAGCCATCTGATAAAACTAATGTAATCATCCAAGAAGAATTTGCTGCTGTTCATAGCTGTGTACAAAATATGTTACTTGCAGCACATAGTCTTGGACTTGGAGCTGTCTGGAGAACAGGTGCCCAATGTTATCATCCAATGGTAAGAGACTTTTTTAAACTTAGCGATAAAGGCGAAATTGTAGCGTTTATTTATATTGGTTATCCTGACAAAGAACCGCCTACAGCAAATAAAACCCATTATAGTCAATTTACTACATGGATTGAAAAGTAA
- a CDS encoding ATP-binding protein, whose translation MNYHLIENISYHILVVLLPLVIYHLFIKEEKQNRSKVFSKFMLISLTMLFLTMSNPLLFSEEYLYDFRVIPIIITFFYGGVRPGIAIIVIMLLYRFSLGGSGFYVTFINYTIAGLILMMMREKFQFLYSIKKRILLLSIFYWAIAITRAVSLLQLQQVEQLFFMLIFSIFTWATLIILIFIVENIDIQIAHYKHIQSAERLNVVSQLAASVAHEVRNPMTAVKGFLQLIKQDNNLNESQNKYIDISLDELLRTETIINDYLLLAKPTTTEGNEDLNVTLEVKSMIDIITSYTNTHNIVVNTSIQDSLFSEGKKSEFKQAILNIMKNSVEAINLNGTLTVKAYKQNNNIYIEIQDNGIGMTPSQVKQLGAPYYSTKDKGTGVGLTIAYRVISDMKGKIIVKSEIGVGTIFKIELPLVTR comes from the coding sequence GTGAATTACCATCTGATTGAAAATATTTCTTATCACATACTAGTCGTATTGCTTCCATTAGTTATTTATCATCTGTTTATTAAAGAAGAAAAACAGAATAGAAGTAAAGTATTTTCAAAATTCATGTTAATATCGTTAACAATGCTCTTCTTGACTATGTCAAATCCTTTGTTGTTTTCTGAGGAATATCTATATGACTTCCGAGTTATTCCTATTATTATTACATTCTTCTACGGAGGCGTGAGACCAGGCATTGCGATCATAGTCATTATGTTATTATATAGATTCTCACTTGGCGGTAGTGGATTTTATGTCACGTTCATCAATTATACAATTGCTGGACTGATATTAATGATGATGAGAGAAAAATTTCAGTTTTTATATTCTATAAAAAAAAGAATTCTATTACTGAGTATTTTTTACTGGGCCATTGCAATCACTAGAGCTGTGTCACTGTTACAATTACAACAGGTTGAACAACTTTTTTTCATGCTGATATTTTCTATTTTCACCTGGGCTACTCTTATTATTTTAATATTTATAGTTGAAAATATAGACATTCAAATCGCACACTACAAACACATTCAAAGTGCTGAACGGTTAAACGTTGTAAGTCAGCTAGCGGCGTCAGTTGCGCATGAAGTAAGAAATCCGATGACTGCGGTTAAAGGTTTTTTACAATTAATCAAACAAGATAACAATTTAAATGAAAGTCAGAACAAATATATAGATATTTCATTAGACGAACTACTGCGCACTGAAACTATTATTAATGATTATCTGTTATTAGCGAAGCCTACTACAACAGAAGGCAACGAAGATTTAAATGTTACATTAGAGGTAAAATCCATGATAGACATTATTACCTCTTATACAAATACACATAATATAGTAGTAAATACGTCTATTCAAGACAGTCTTTTTTCAGAAGGTAAAAAATCCGAATTTAAACAAGCCATCTTAAACATTATGAAAAATAGTGTTGAAGCAATTAATCTAAATGGCACTTTAACAGTTAAGGCTTATAAACAAAACAATAATATATATATTGAAATTCAGGATAATGGGATCGGAATGACACCTAGCCAAGTAAAGCAATTAGGTGCACCTTATTATTCCACTAAGGATAAAGGCACAGGCGTTGGACTAACAATAGCTTACAGAGTTATTAGTGATATGAAAGGTAAAATAATCGTCAAAAGTGAAATAGGTGTAGGTACTATCTTTAAGATAGAATTACCTTTAGTAACTAGATAA
- a CDS encoding YjcZ family sporulation protein: MSGAKGFGYGGGFTLIVVLFILLIIVGAGGYGY; the protein is encoded by the coding sequence ATGAGTGGAGCAAAAGGCTTTGGCTATGGTGGAGGTTTTACACTAATCGTTGTACTGTTCATCTTATTGATTATCGTTGGCGCTGGCGGCTATGGATACTAA
- a CDS encoding isochorismatase family protein, with protein sequence MDKHYLSINEASKMLGLSPSTLRRLEKENKIEGYGLNVYYTPGGQRRYSYNELEHAYQRWGACGKMGFGKKPCIIVRELTRFFTDPSSKAAYPLDNVILQTQSLLKYAKTFDIPVFFIARYYDPNNLTSRLWASKIESSVMVVKGSVWTEIDPRIRDFPFKEIIYTPYLSPFFNSNLDSMLKELDIDTTIIIGNSASGSILISAVDALQNGYHTIIPKEAVADRTEASRQTALTDLGAKYADVVSVESVIKYFKDLKQKKIVEN encoded by the coding sequence ATGGATAAACACTATTTAAGCATTAATGAAGCTTCTAAAATGTTAGGTTTATCACCTAGTACACTAAGAAGACTAGAAAAAGAAAATAAAATAGAGGGCTATGGTTTAAATGTATATTACACTCCTGGAGGACAAAGAAGATATTCATACAACGAACTTGAACATGCTTACCAAAGATGGGGGGCATGTGGTAAGATGGGCTTTGGAAAAAAACCATGCATCATTGTGAGAGAATTAACTCGCTTTTTTACTGACCCTTCATCTAAAGCAGCTTATCCTTTAGATAATGTCATTTTACAAACGCAATCATTATTAAAATATGCAAAAACTTTTGACATTCCAGTTTTTTTTATAGCAAGATATTATGATCCTAATAATCTAACATCTAGATTATGGGCTAGTAAGATTGAATCTTCTGTAATGGTAGTAAAAGGATCAGTTTGGACAGAAATTGACCCAAGAATACGTGATTTTCCTTTTAAAGAGATTATTTACACTCCATATCTATCACCATTTTTTAATTCGAATTTAGATTCCATGCTTAAGGAATTGGATATTGATACAACTATTATTATTGGTAATAGTGCCAGTGGATCTATTCTAATCTCTGCAGTTGACGCATTACAAAACGGCTATCATACGATAATACCGAAAGAAGCAGTTGCAGATCGTACTGAGGCGAGTAGACAAACAGCATTAACAGATTTAGGGGCAAAGTATGCAGATGTTGTTTCCGTAGAATCTGTCATCAAATATTTCAAAGACTTAAAGCAAAAAAAGATAGTGGAGAATTAG
- a CDS encoding aminopeptidase, with protein sequence MALANFKGNLQKYAKLLVTKGINVQKGDWVKLTITVEQAPLARLITEEAYALGAEKVIVKWSDDAITKLHYMHQPQDVLTNIPDYEIQESEDHVLNHRVSRLSIVSSDPSLLNEVDPAKVAAYQNIAGKAFKAQRVATQNDELKWTVAAAAGKGWAAKVFPDLETSEEQVDALWDQIFKACRVYEIDPIAAWDEHKKILNEKAAILNEIQFDALHYTAPGTDLTLGLPKNHIWACAESYNPKGEEFIANMPTEEVFSAPDTRRMEGVVRSTKPLSYAGTLIEGIEVHFKDGKITDISAEKGDEAIKKLVFDNEGGTGLGEIALVPDPSPISQSGVIFFNTLFDENASNHLAIGSAYPTTIQGGTKMSEEELQQHGMNTSTVHVDFMIGSDKMNIDGIKQDGTVVPIFRNGDWAI encoded by the coding sequence ATGGCGCTAGCAAATTTTAAAGGGAATTTACAAAAATACGCAAAACTTTTAGTCACAAAAGGTATTAATGTTCAAAAGGGTGATTGGGTAAAGTTAACCATTACCGTTGAGCAAGCACCATTAGCTCGACTAATTACAGAAGAAGCTTATGCTCTAGGCGCTGAAAAAGTAATTGTAAAGTGGTCCGATGACGCCATCACGAAGTTACATTACATGCATCAACCACAAGATGTGCTGACGAACATACCTGATTACGAAATACAGGAATCTGAGGATCATGTACTAAATCATCGCGTGAGTCGTTTATCTATCGTATCAAGTGATCCTAGTTTACTGAATGAAGTCGACCCGGCAAAGGTTGCTGCATATCAAAATATAGCTGGTAAAGCGTTTAAGGCCCAGCGAGTTGCAACTCAAAATGATGAATTGAAATGGACTGTTGCGGCTGCGGCTGGAAAAGGTTGGGCCGCAAAAGTGTTCCCGGACTTAGAAACCTCCGAAGAACAAGTTGATGCTTTGTGGGATCAAATATTCAAAGCATGCCGGGTTTATGAAATTGATCCAATTGCAGCATGGGATGAGCATAAAAAAATATTAAATGAAAAAGCTGCGATTTTAAATGAAATTCAGTTTGATGCGCTACACTATACAGCACCTGGTACAGATTTAACTTTAGGATTGCCAAAGAACCATATATGGGCATGTGCAGAAAGTTATAATCCAAAAGGGGAAGAATTTATTGCCAACATGCCTACGGAGGAAGTTTTTTCTGCACCAGATACACGCCGCATGGAGGGTGTTGTACGTAGTACGAAACCGCTAAGCTATGCCGGTACATTAATTGAGGGTATTGAGGTACATTTTAAAGATGGCAAAATCACTGATATTTCTGCTGAAAAAGGTGATGAAGCGATAAAGAAATTAGTTTTTGATAATGAAGGTGGCACAGGGTTAGGTGAGATTGCATTGGTGCCGGATCCATCTCCGATTTCACAATCTGGGGTTATTTTCTTTAATACTTTATTTGATGAAAATGCCTCCAATCATCTAGCCATTGGCTCGGCTTATCCTACTACTATTCAAGGTGGTACAAAAATGAGCGAAGAAGAATTACAACAACATGGCATGAATACGTCCACTGTTCATGTTGACTTCATGATTGGTTCAGATAAGATGAATATCGATGGCATTAAACAAGATGGTACTGTCGTTCCAATTTTCCGTAATGGAGATTGGGCAATATAG
- a CDS encoding CueP family metal-binding protein gives MKLKKSAIFAASIIVTAGLAGCGGNTNHESAAPVEIEQKNIKELVHDYSIRNIQEGSASIKSEQLIVKDNDGNESTYDLSNEDFFVSIAPYVNETHPUTNHSLTGCQGEMVETEFEVYIEDMENNNVIVDETLKSQANGFIDFWLPRDKTYRIIITHEGKTVESQLSTYKKDGTCITDMQLL, from the coding sequence ATGAAATTAAAAAAATCGGCAATCTTTGCAGCATCTATAATTGTTACCGCTGGCCTAGCGGGCTGTGGTGGAAACACAAATCATGAAAGCGCTGCTCCAGTTGAAATAGAACAAAAAAACATAAAGGAATTGGTACATGATTATAGTATACGTAACATTCAAGAGGGATCTGCTTCCATCAAATCAGAGCAACTTATTGTTAAAGACAACGATGGTAATGAATCAACATATGACTTGTCAAATGAAGACTTCTTTGTTTCAATTGCCCCATACGTCAATGAGACACACCCCTGAACTAACCATAGCTTGACAGGTTGTCAAGGAGAAATGGTAGAAACTGAGTTTGAAGTATATATAGAGGATATGGAAAACAACAATGTAATAGTAGATGAAACATTGAAATCTCAAGCAAACGGTTTTATAGATTTTTGGTTACCTCGTGATAAAACATATCGTATTATTATTACACATGAAGGAAAAACAGTGGAGTCCCAGTTATCTACTTATAAAAAAGATGGAACTTGCATTACAGATATGCAGTTGTTGTAA
- the deoD gene encoding purine-nucleoside phosphorylase, which yields MSVHIQAKEGEIAERILLPGDPLRAKHIAENFLEDAKQFNEVRGMLGFTGLYNGQQVSVMGTGMGVPSISIYVNELLNEYGVKKLIRIGTCGAFQENVHIRDVILAMSASTDSNVNNIRFNGLNYAPTANFELLQNAYESARSQNKTVHVGNVFTSDTFYDNDPSFITALSAYGSLAVEMETTALYTLAAKFKAQALSILTVSDHLITKEETTSDERQTSFKDMVEIALATITK from the coding sequence ATGAGTGTACACATTCAAGCAAAAGAAGGAGAAATAGCAGAACGTATTCTGTTGCCTGGTGACCCGCTACGCGCAAAGCATATTGCTGAAAATTTCTTAGAAGATGCTAAACAATTTAACGAAGTCAGAGGGATGCTTGGATTTACTGGTCTGTATAATGGACAACAAGTATCTGTTATGGGCACAGGTATGGGCGTCCCATCAATTTCTATTTATGTCAATGAGTTATTAAATGAATATGGTGTCAAAAAGTTAATACGCATCGGCACGTGTGGGGCCTTTCAAGAGAATGTCCACATCCGTGATGTAATTCTAGCAATGAGTGCTTCAACAGATTCAAATGTGAACAATATTCGGTTTAATGGATTGAATTATGCACCAACTGCAAATTTCGAATTGCTGCAAAACGCATATGAAAGTGCCCGTTCACAAAACAAAACTGTTCATGTTGGAAATGTGTTTACAAGTGATACTTTTTATGATAACGATCCGTCGTTCATCACTGCCCTATCTGCCTATGGTTCACTTGCTGTTGAGATGGAAACTACTGCATTATATACCTTAGCCGCAAAATTCAAAGCACAAGCGTTATCCATTTTAACAGTCAGTGATCATTTAATCACGAAAGAAGAAACAACAAGTGATGAAAGACAGACGTCATTTAAAGACATGGTTGAAATTGCCCTTGCAACCATTACAAAATAA
- a CDS encoding UvrD-helicase domain-containing protein has translation MNFNPEQRKAIFGDEPLIVVAAGAGSGKTKVLTERYVYLCEQQLKSKLGLECNPEIGADVPSIVALTFTEDAALEMKDRIRKRLNEKLTSVGAEYQEHLEVAETFWINQLESLDQAIISTFHSFCQRIVSEHTYEIGIFPNIEVMDETQSNLVKAELFSELMEESDVAQKWQTIVNLIYPKELQKCLFSVYAKLKEFEIKTNIKETLHIETLLTEWETMKYSALENFQDEMEQFFMSNPDISKLTPATRKTYDNVRMIYGSNLIGDQLYDAISTTLSNEIKNKVPVKYEKQNVAFYNLLNSWLAARNVWEESPTGKQKEVLKMVVREFEDLILSFDEKYETKKRELALLDFSDLQQKAISLLNNQQAQSYYSNLFKHFLIDEYQDTNQLQMTMLEKIKPSYSFIVGDSKQSIYRFRGADVQLLNSLAKVAKREPNYSFVDMNINYRTCDSIIQFINLLFQQDHLMGSMLPDNAPLYKTEYSPLTAYRNQPIETQKRVEYIRITEEQDKSKNENQYIMIARRMIELIKDRREVYDKESNHWRPVEWRDIAVLIASRTNLTTLEKALNDVDIPFNVYGGLGFYERQEVVDFISLLNWINKPYEPLYMMAVLRSPVIGVTMDEFIEIQAVHGEEMSISTFIYEHHFVNLHDENLKGKLDSFYQLYKRWVPFHWSGAIRSVLYRLFEDSGLKKLLLLQKNNLSKVKNIEKVIETIVDLGSSSMDEMLTKLAIIADLSEKEGDAEVELSGGNFVHIMTVHGSKGLEFPVVFVPNLSKSMPPETRNIRYDHGGGLSIKLKIENEEDLLADPIEFKSPNFEMLASLVKEQAIEESKRLFYVALTRARDSLILTAHENGIKNTWSKWLDDSICSSVKLGNYLEIKTTIAEQTPVETESEIYDGPSVKITRSIPVSFSVSEVMSYVNDPEVFYEKHILKLDDKWLEEEELDVDDEDLKSTSYSNYVKATVLGTLVHRICELLDKGYAEDDAYKEAFTMFTDKGEAAVYYQKVMPLVEVYQQKSLGQPVANEWEFTLELNGVHIIGEIDKIVQNQNGGIEVIDLKTNMINDNIDELIQYYKPQFYLYKLAYEKITQNCVDNMAIIFLRDHKKSYYTIPYDPTYEKEVIKAIADMERIKTDNWMVG, from the coding sequence ATGAACTTTAATCCAGAGCAGAGAAAGGCCATTTTCGGAGACGAGCCGTTAATAGTTGTTGCTGCAGGTGCAGGATCTGGTAAGACAAAAGTTTTAACAGAACGTTATGTTTATTTATGTGAGCAACAATTAAAAAGTAAACTAGGGCTAGAATGCAATCCCGAGATAGGTGCAGATGTACCTAGCATTGTAGCCCTCACATTTACAGAGGATGCTGCACTTGAAATGAAGGATCGGATTCGAAAAAGATTAAATGAAAAGTTGACAAGCGTTGGAGCAGAGTATCAAGAACACTTGGAAGTGGCTGAGACGTTTTGGATAAATCAGCTCGAAAGCTTAGACCAAGCAATAATTTCAACATTTCATAGTTTCTGTCAACGAATTGTTTCAGAGCACACCTATGAGATAGGGATTTTCCCGAATATCGAAGTTATGGATGAAACCCAAAGTAACCTAGTTAAAGCTGAACTATTCTCCGAGTTAATGGAAGAAAGCGATGTAGCTCAAAAATGGCAGACTATAGTTAACCTGATTTACCCGAAAGAACTGCAAAAATGTTTGTTTTCTGTTTATGCCAAACTCAAAGAATTTGAAATTAAAACAAATATTAAGGAAACACTCCACATCGAAACATTACTAACTGAATGGGAAACAATGAAATATTCAGCCTTAGAAAATTTTCAAGATGAAATGGAGCAGTTTTTTATGTCTAATCCCGATATTTCCAAACTGACTCCAGCTACTCGGAAAACATATGATAATGTAAGGATGATTTATGGATCTAACTTAATAGGAGATCAACTTTATGATGCAATTAGTACTACATTATCTAATGAAATTAAAAATAAAGTTCCTGTAAAATACGAGAAGCAAAATGTAGCTTTTTATAATTTATTAAATTCCTGGCTTGCTGCTAGAAATGTATGGGAGGAAAGTCCAACAGGAAAACAAAAAGAAGTTCTTAAAATGGTAGTCCGGGAATTTGAGGATCTAATCCTATCATTTGACGAAAAGTATGAAACTAAAAAGCGAGAGCTAGCGTTACTTGACTTTTCTGACTTGCAGCAGAAAGCTATTTCCCTATTAAATAATCAGCAAGCACAAAGCTACTATTCAAATCTTTTTAAACATTTTCTAATAGACGAATATCAAGATACAAATCAACTGCAAATGACGATGCTAGAGAAAATAAAGCCTTCATATTCGTTCATTGTCGGGGATTCTAAGCAATCAATTTATCGATTTAGAGGGGCAGATGTACAATTATTAAATAGTTTAGCAAAAGTAGCAAAGCGAGAACCTAACTATTCGTTTGTTGACATGAATATCAATTACCGAACATGTGACAGCATTATCCAATTTATAAATTTATTATTTCAACAAGATCATTTAATGGGCTCTATGTTACCCGATAATGCACCATTATATAAAACCGAATATTCACCACTAACGGCATATCGAAATCAACCGATCGAAACACAAAAACGAGTAGAGTATATCCGAATCACGGAAGAACAGGATAAAAGTAAAAATGAGAACCAATATATTATGATTGCGCGCCGCATGATTGAACTAATTAAAGATAGGAGAGAAGTATATGATAAAGAGAGCAATCACTGGCGGCCTGTTGAATGGCGAGACATCGCTGTCCTTATAGCTTCTCGTACAAACTTAACAACCTTAGAAAAGGCTCTTAATGATGTAGACATTCCATTTAATGTGTATGGTGGATTAGGATTTTATGAGAGACAAGAAGTCGTAGACTTTATTAGTCTTTTAAATTGGATCAATAAACCGTATGAGCCTCTTTACATGATGGCGGTTTTGAGAAGTCCCGTAATTGGGGTAACGATGGATGAGTTTATAGAAATCCAAGCTGTACATGGTGAGGAAATGTCAATCTCAACTTTTATTTATGAACATCACTTCGTAAATCTTCACGATGAGAATCTTAAAGGTAAGTTAGATTCATTTTATCAACTGTATAAAAGGTGGGTACCTTTTCACTGGTCAGGTGCGATTCGATCAGTTTTGTACCGACTTTTTGAGGATAGCGGACTTAAAAAACTTTTACTTTTACAAAAGAATAACCTTAGCAAGGTTAAGAATATTGAGAAGGTAATTGAAACTATTGTTGATTTAGGTTCGTCTTCGATGGATGAAATGTTAACAAAGCTTGCGATTATCGCTGATCTTTCTGAAAAAGAAGGAGATGCTGAAGTCGAGCTTTCAGGAGGGAATTTTGTTCATATCATGACTGTACACGGATCAAAAGGATTGGAGTTTCCAGTAGTATTTGTGCCAAATTTATCTAAATCCATGCCTCCGGAAACCCGCAACATCAGGTATGATCATGGAGGTGGGTTAAGTATAAAGCTTAAAATTGAAAACGAGGAAGATCTACTCGCAGATCCAATCGAATTCAAATCACCAAATTTTGAAATGCTAGCTTCGTTAGTCAAAGAACAAGCAATTGAAGAATCAAAACGCTTATTTTATGTAGCTTTAACTCGTGCAAGGGATAGCCTTATTTTAACAGCGCATGAAAATGGTATAAAAAATACATGGTCAAAGTGGCTAGACGATAGCATATGTTCTAGTGTGAAGTTGGGAAATTATCTTGAAATTAAAACTACTATTGCTGAACAAACGCCAGTAGAAACGGAGTCGGAAATTTATGATGGTCCTTCAGTGAAAATTACTAGGTCAATACCAGTTTCATTCTCTGTGTCTGAAGTAATGAGCTACGTCAACGATCCGGAAGTTTTTTATGAAAAGCATATCCTAAAGTTAGATGATAAGTGGCTTGAAGAGGAAGAACTTGATGTTGATGATGAAGATTTAAAGTCGACAAGTTATTCGAATTATGTAAAAGCGACAGTTCTAGGGACACTTGTTCACCGTATCTGCGAATTGCTTGATAAAGGCTATGCTGAAGATGATGCATATAAAGAGGCCTTTACAATGTTTACAGATAAAGGTGAGGCTGCAGTATATTATCAAAAAGTGATGCCTCTGGTAGAGGTTTATCAGCAAAAGTCACTAGGACAGCCAGTTGCAAATGAGTGGGAATTTACCTTAGAACTAAATGGTGTTCATATAATTGGAGAGATCGATAAGATTGTACAAAATCAAAATGGCGGTATCGAAGTGATAGATTTGAAAACAAATATGATCAATGACAACATTGATGAATTGATACAATACTATAAACCCCAGTTTTATTTATATAAATTAGCTTATGAAAAAATAACCCAAAATTGTGTAGATAACATGGCAATAATCTTTCTTCGTGACCATAAAAAGAGCTACTATACTATCCCTTATGATCCAACATATGAGAAAGAAGTAATTAAAGCCATAGCTGATATGGAGAGAATAAAAACGGACAATTGGATGGTTGGTTGA